The Candidatus Methylomirabilis sp. genomic interval CTCCCGCGGATGGAGACTTCCCCCGGTCAGCCCCCGCCGGATCTCCTCGACCTCCGCCGCCGGGAGCGGCGTGGTCAGCTCGTAGTATCGGAGGAGGAGGCTGTCCGGGAGGGACATGAGCTTCCCGAACATCTCCCCGGGGGGCTCGTCGATCCCCACGTAGTTGCCGAGGCTCTTGGACATCTTCTGGGCACCGTCCAGCCCCTCCAGGATCGGCATCGTGAGAATCACTTGCGGTTCCTGGCCGAACGTCCGCTGGAGGTCGCGCCCGACCAGCAGATTGAACTTCTGGTCGGTGCCCCCCAGCTCCACGTCCGCTTCCAGGGCCACCGAGTCGTAGCCCTGGATGAGGGGGTAGAGGAACTCGTGGATGCCGATCGCCCGTCCGGCAGCATAGCGCCCTGCGAAGTCGTCCCGCTCGAGCATCCTAGCCACGGTGTGACGCCCGGCCAGCTCGATCAGCTCCTGAGCCGACATGGGCTGCATCCACCGGCTGTTGAAGTCGATGCGGGTGCGGGTGGGGTCGAGGAGCTTGAAGATCTGCCGCTTGTAAGTCTCCGCGTTCCGCTGGACCTCTGCTGCCGTCAGGACCTTCCGGGTCTCGGACCGACCGCTGGGGTCCCCGATCATCCCGGTGAAGTCCCCGATGAGGAAGATGACCTCGTGCCCCAGTTCCTGGAACTCCCGAAGCTTGTGGATCACCACGGTGTGCCCGAGATGGAGGTCCGGGGCCGTGGGGTCCAACCCCAGTTTCACCTTGAGCGGCTTGCCGGTGCGGCTCGCCCGGCGCAGCTTGGCCAGGAGCTCCTCGGGGGCGATCACCTCGACCGCCTTCCGGCAGAGGATGCCGAGCTGCTCTTCCGGGGACCACCTCATGGCTCCGTCCTGGGCCTTCGCATCCGGCCCTTGTAGCACGCCGGGCCGGGGGGCGCAACGGGAAAGGGCGCGCCTTGGCCCCCCGCCGACGCCTCTGGTATACTACGACCCGGCTGCGATACCGGCAAGCCAGGAGGTGCTGTGGAGTTTCTCCGCCGCCACCGGGGGCGGCTGCTCTGGACCCTCCCCCCTCTGGTGGCCATCGGCATGGGCGCGGCGGGTGGCGTCTTCGCCGCCTACATCCGCGATCTCCCCACGCTGGACGCCCTGGAGCAGTACAGCCCCAGCCTGGTCACGACCCTCTACAGCGACGAGGACGAGCCGTTCGCGGCCTTCTTCG includes:
- the tyrS gene encoding tyrosine--tRNA ligase, giving the protein MRWSPEEQLGILCRKAVEVIAPEELLAKLRRASRTGKPLKVKLGLDPTAPDLHLGHTVVIHKLREFQELGHEVIFLIGDFTGMIGDPSGRSETRKVLTAAEVQRNAETYKRQIFKLLDPTRTRIDFNSRWMQPMSAQELIELAGRHTVARMLERDDFAGRYAAGRAIGIHEFLYPLIQGYDSVALEADVELGGTDQKFNLLVGRDLQRTFGQEPQVILTMPILEGLDGAQKMSKSLGNYVGIDEPPGEMFGKLMSLPDSLLLRYYELTTPLPAAEVEEIRRGLTGGSLHPRE